In the Telopea speciosissima isolate NSW1024214 ecotype Mountain lineage chromosome 2, Tspe_v1, whole genome shotgun sequence genome, one interval contains:
- the LOC122650927 gene encoding cytochrome P450 CYP82D47-like, whose amino-acid sequence MDLLLQLGAIVGLLAIILLYHLWVAISSPHQEEAPEPPGAWPIIGHLLQLATPQPLYRTLATMADKHGPAFTVRFGVHRTLVISSWELAKECFTTNDKALASRPRSAAGDHLTYDYAIMGFAPYGPYWREVRKWLVLELLSNRRLESHKRVQFAEIDNWIKDLHGLCVSSNNNRNQIQVEMNRLFLDLTLSVVLKTVVGKRYFSVVDVEHKQEVQRIQNILLEFLKLMGVSVASDVLPSFLSWMDWNGEQRAMKRVAKEIDLVAESWLQEHLQKRKPAEKSDHASEQQDFMDVMLSILEEDVQFHGHDRDTVVKAITLNMIAAATDTTALTLSWVLSLLLKNKESLKKAQEELDFHVGKDRKVEEKDIANLVYLQAIIKETFRLYPAGPLLVPHEAMEDCTVSGFRVPKGTRVLINAWKIQRDPTVWENPLEFQPERFLTNHADVDVRGKNFELIPFGSGRRSCPGISSALHNMHITLARLLHEFELQTPSNEPLDMTTATGLTSPRETPLEVLLSPRLPSNVYE is encoded by the exons ATGGATTTGCTCCTCCAGCTCGGAGCCATTGTTGGGTTGTTGGCTATAATTCTCCTCTACCATTTATGGGTCGCAATTAGTTCTCCTCACCAGGAGGAGGCACCAGAACCACCAGGAGCTTGGCCCATAATTGGTCATCTCCTTCAACTTGCAACCCCTCAGCCACTCTACCGAACGCTTGCAACCATGGCTGACAAGCATGGACCGGCTTTCACTGTTCGATTCGGTGTCCATCGAACACTAGTCATCAGCAGCTGGGAATTGGCCAAGGAGTGCTTCACTACCAACGATAAGGCCCTCGCAAGCCGTCCAAGAAGTGCCGCCGGTGACCATTTAACCTATGATTACGCAATAATGGGGTTCGCACCCTATGGACCTTACTGGCGTGAAGTACGCAAGTGGTTGGTGCTCGAGTTACTCTCAAACCGCCGGCTCGAGTCACACAAGCGTGTTCAATTTGCAGAAATAGATAATTGGATTAAGGATTTACATGGGCTTTGTgtcagcagcaacaacaacagaaaTCAGATTCAGGTCGAAATGAATCGACTTTTTCTTGATCTAACTCTGAGTGTTGTTCTCAAAACGGTTGTGGGCAAACGATATTTCAGTGTCGTTGATGTGGAGCACAAACAAGAGGTCCAGCGGATCCAAAATATTCTGTTGGAGTTCTTAAAATTGATGGGTGTCTCGGTTGCATCAGATGTGCTTCCCAGCTTCTTATCATGGATGGATTGGAATGGGGAACAAAGGGCAATGAAGAGGGTAGCCAAGGAGATTGACTTGGTTGCTGAGAGCTGGCTCCAAGAGCAtctacaaaagagaaaaccTGCAGAGAAGAGTGATCATGCAAGTGAGCAGCAAGATTtcatggatgtgatgttgtctATCCTCGAAGAAGATGTTCAATTCCACGGTCACGATCGTGATACAGTAGTGAAGGCCATCACACTA AATATGATCGCAGCTGCCACAGACACCACCGCGCTCACCCTTTCATGGGTACTTTCATTATTactgaaaaacaaagaaagctTAAAAAAGGCTCAAGAAGAGTTAGACTTCCATGTTGGGAAGGATAGGAAGGTGGAAGAGAAAGACATTGCTAACCTTGTTTATCTCCAAGCAATAATCAAAGAAACATTTCGCCTTTACCCAGCAGGACCACTCTTAGTTCCTCATGAAGCCATGGAAGACTGCACTGTAAGTGGTTTCAGAGTCCCAAAAGGAACACGTGTGTTAATTAACGCttggaaaatacaaagagaCCCAACCGTGTGGGAAAACCCATTGGAGTTTCAGCCAGAGAGATTTCTCACAAACCATGCCGATGTAGATGTACGTGGAAAGAACTTTGAATTGATTCCGTTTGGATCGGGTAGAAGATCATGCCCAGGGATCTCATCTGCACTTCATAACATGCACATAACGCTTGCCCGCTTGCTTCATGAGTTCGAGCTGCAGACACCTTCTAATGAGCCTCTGGATATGACTACGGCCACTGGCTTAACATCACCCAGGGAAACACCATTAGAAGTCCTCCTTAGCCCTCGACTTCCTTCCAATGTTTATGAGTGA